The following proteins are encoded in a genomic region of Molothrus aeneus isolate 106 chromosome 14, BPBGC_Maene_1.0, whole genome shotgun sequence:
- the RBMX gene encoding RNA-binding motif protein, X chromosome isoform X1: protein MVEADRPGKLFIGGLNTETNEKALEAVFGKYGRIVEVLLMKDRETNKSRGFAFVTFESPADAKDAARDMNGKSLDGKAIKVEQATKPSFESGGRRGPPPPPRSRGPPRGLRGARGGSGARGPPSRGSHLGSSRGPLPMKRGPPPRSGGPPPKRSAPSGPVRSSSMGGRAPVSRGRDGYGGPPRREPMPSRRDVYMSPRDDGYSTKDGYSSRDYPSSRDTRDYAPPPRDYAYRDYGHSSSRDEYPSRGYSLSSYSDRDGYGGGRDRDYSDHPSGGSYRDSYESYGNSRSAPPARGPPPSYGGSSRYDDYGSTRDGYGSRESYSSSRSDVYSSGRDRVGRQDRGLPPSMERGYPPPRDSYSSSSRGAPRGGGRGGSRSDRGGGRSRY from the exons ATGGTTGAAGCAGATCGTCCTGGGAAGCTGTTCATTGGGGGCCTGAACACAGAGACTAATGAAAAAGCCCTTGAGGCTGTATTCGGCAAATATGGACGCATTGTGGAAG TCCTTTTGATGAAAGATCGGGAAACAAACAAGTCCAGAGGATTTGCATTCGTCACGTTTGAGAGTCCAGCAGATGCAAAAGATGCTGCCAGAGATATGAATGGAAAG TCATTAGATGGGAAGGCAATTAAAGTGGAACAAGCAACCAAGCCATCCTTTGAAAGTGGTGGTAGGCGTGGGCCACCGCCCCCTCCCCGAAGCAGAGGTCCTCCCAGGGGCCTTAGAGGCGCAAGAGGCGGAAGTGGCGCGAGAGGACCACCTTCAAGAGGGAGTCACTTGG GGTCTTCTCGAGGGCCACTTCCCATGAAGAGGGGTCCACCTCCACGAAGTGGAGGCCCTCCACCTAAAAGATCTGCACCTTCAGGACCAGTGCGTAGCAGTAGCATGGGAGGAAGAG CTCCTGTGTCACGTGGAAGAGATGGTTACGGTGGTCCTCCGCGCAGAGAGCCAATGCCATCACGGAGAGATGTCTACATGTCTCCAAGAGATGATGGCTACAGCACTAAAGACGG TTATTCAAGCAGAGATTATCCCAGTTCCAGGGATACCCGGGACTACGCACCCCCTCCACGAGACTACGCATATCGTGATTATGGTCATTCCAGTTCACGTGATGAATACCCCTCCAGGGGATATAG TCTTTCCTCCTATAGCGATCGTGATGGATACGGTGGTGGACGTGACAGAGACTACTCGGATCATCCAAGTGGAGGCTCCTACAGAGATTCATATGAGAGTTACG GTAACTCACGTAGTGCTCCACCTGCTCGAGGGCCCCCGCCATCTTATGGTGGAAGCAGTCGCTATGATGATTACGGCAGCACACGAGATGGATATGGAAGCCGAGAAAGTTACTCAAGCAGCAGAAGTGATGTCTACTCAAGTGGCCGTGATCGTGTTGGAAGACAAGACAGGGGTCTTCCCCCATCCATGGAAAGGGGCTATCCACCTCCTCGGGATTCTTACAGTAGTTCAAGCCGCGGGGCGCCCAGAGGTGGTGGCCGTGGTGGAAGCAGATCCGATAGAGGTGGAGGCAGAAGCAGATACTAA
- the RBMX gene encoding RNA-binding motif protein, X chromosome isoform X2, whose protein sequence is MVEADRPGKLFIGGLNTETNEKALEAVFGKYGRIVEVLLMKDRETNKSRGFAFVTFESPADAKDAARDMNGKSLDGKAIKVEQATKPSFESGGRRGPPPPPRSRGPPRGLRGARGGSGARGPPSRGSHLGSSRGPLPMKRGPPPRSGGPPPKRSAPSGPVRSSSMGGRAPVSRGRDGYGGPPRREPMPSRRDVYMSPRDDGYSTKDGYSSRDYPSSRDTRDYAPPPRDYAYRDYGHSSSRDEYPSRGYSDRDGYGGGRDRDYSDHPSGGSYRDSYESYGNSRSAPPARGPPPSYGGSSRYDDYGSTRDGYGSRESYSSSRSDVYSSGRDRVGRQDRGLPPSMERGYPPPRDSYSSSSRGAPRGGGRGGSRSDRGGGRSRY, encoded by the exons ATGGTTGAAGCAGATCGTCCTGGGAAGCTGTTCATTGGGGGCCTGAACACAGAGACTAATGAAAAAGCCCTTGAGGCTGTATTCGGCAAATATGGACGCATTGTGGAAG TCCTTTTGATGAAAGATCGGGAAACAAACAAGTCCAGAGGATTTGCATTCGTCACGTTTGAGAGTCCAGCAGATGCAAAAGATGCTGCCAGAGATATGAATGGAAAG TCATTAGATGGGAAGGCAATTAAAGTGGAACAAGCAACCAAGCCATCCTTTGAAAGTGGTGGTAGGCGTGGGCCACCGCCCCCTCCCCGAAGCAGAGGTCCTCCCAGGGGCCTTAGAGGCGCAAGAGGCGGAAGTGGCGCGAGAGGACCACCTTCAAGAGGGAGTCACTTGG GGTCTTCTCGAGGGCCACTTCCCATGAAGAGGGGTCCACCTCCACGAAGTGGAGGCCCTCCACCTAAAAGATCTGCACCTTCAGGACCAGTGCGTAGCAGTAGCATGGGAGGAAGAG CTCCTGTGTCACGTGGAAGAGATGGTTACGGTGGTCCTCCGCGCAGAGAGCCAATGCCATCACGGAGAGATGTCTACATGTCTCCAAGAGATGATGGCTACAGCACTAAAGACGG TTATTCAAGCAGAGATTATCCCAGTTCCAGGGATACCCGGGACTACGCACCCCCTCCACGAGACTACGCATATCGTGATTATGGTCATTCCAGTTCACGTGATGAATACCCCTCCAGGGGATATAG CGATCGTGATGGATACGGTGGTGGACGTGACAGAGACTACTCGGATCATCCAAGTGGAGGCTCCTACAGAGATTCATATGAGAGTTACG GTAACTCACGTAGTGCTCCACCTGCTCGAGGGCCCCCGCCATCTTATGGTGGAAGCAGTCGCTATGATGATTACGGCAGCACACGAGATGGATATGGAAGCCGAGAAAGTTACTCAAGCAGCAGAAGTGATGTCTACTCAAGTGGCCGTGATCGTGTTGGAAGACAAGACAGGGGTCTTCCCCCATCCATGGAAAGGGGCTATCCACCTCCTCGGGATTCTTACAGTAGTTCAAGCCGCGGGGCGCCCAGAGGTGGTGGCCGTGGTGGAAGCAGATCCGATAGAGGTGGAGGCAGAAGCAGATACTAA